The proteins below are encoded in one region of Lactuca sativa cultivar Salinas chromosome 3, Lsat_Salinas_v11, whole genome shotgun sequence:
- the LOC128132755 gene encoding uncharacterized protein LOC128132755, with the protein MEAMKLLKKSMMVRNMFLYIMLKQNLHQTLKNTNQQRMTQTSPIHTSLFREEEINHFCVNLQRIDDSLIMNLTNPNSIYVSAFLNFKGYKKFRVHCFVDTGASLCLASKFIIPDELWENAPKEISATIANGETIKINKVCRNINLELSGEHFNVPTIYQQNSGIDIIIGNNFCQVYGPFIQWIDRIAFHLNNDMVIIKKVTEAYSKGKPGFLETQEKGSKEKQIPGTNITHEEINKERIISIQTTRFKQIEDLLEKVCSENPIDPNKTKGWMKASIKLIDPKTVIREKPMVYSLQDREEFSKQIKELLDMRLIIESKSPHMSPAFLVNKEAEKRRGKKRMVVNYKAINDATIGDSHNLPNMHELLTLLRGKNIYSSFDCKSGFWQVLLDEESQLLTAFTCPDGLFQWKVLPFGLKQAPSIFQRHMQNALRGLEGFCTVYVDDIMIFSKNEQEHYVHVTQD; encoded by the coding sequence ATGGAGGCTATGAAGCTCTTGAAGAAGAGTATGATGGTACGCAACATGTTTTTATATATCATGTTGAAACAGAATCTTCATCAGACACTGAAGAATACGAATCAACAACGGATGACTCAGACTAGTCCCATACATACCTCGCTTTTCAGGGAGGAGGAGATTAACCATTTTTGCGTAAACCTCCAGAGGATTGATGATTCCCTTATCATGAATCTTACTAATCCAAACTCTATTTATGTTTCTGCCTTCCTTAACTTTAAAGGATATAAAAAATTTAGAGTACATTGTTTTGTAGACACAGGTGCATCTTTATGTCTtgcaagcaaattcatcattccgGATGAACTCTGGGAAAACGCTCCCAAAGAAATTAGTGCCACTATTGCAAATGGTGAAAccataaaaattaataaagtttGTAGAAATATTAATCTCGAACTTTCAGGAGAACATTTCAATGTTCCCACTATTTACCAACAAAATTCAGGAATTGATATCATAATTGGTAACAACTTCTGTCAAGTCTATGGACCATTCATACAATGGATAGATAGAATTGCCTTTCATCTTAATAATGATATGGTAATTATAAAAAAGGTTACAGAGGCCTATAGCAAAGGAAAACCAGGTTTTCTTGAAACTCAAGAAAAAGGatctaaagaaaaacaaattccaGGTACTAATATAACTCATGAAGAGATTAATAAAGAAAGGATTATTTCTATTCAAACTACCAGGTTCAAACAGATTGAAGATCTTCTTGAAAAAGTTTGTTCTGAAAATCCTATTGATCCAAATAAAACCAAAGGATGGATGAAAGCTTCAATCAAGCTTATTGATCCCAAAACGGTTATTAGAGAAAAACCTATGGTTTACTCTCTACAAGATAGAGAAGAATTTTCCAAACAAATCAAAGAATTACTTGATATGAGACTAATTATAGAATCAAAATCCCCTCATATGTCCCCTGCCTTTCTTGTCAATAAAGAAGCagagaaaagaagaggaaagaagCGAATGGTTGTTAACTACAAAGCAATCAATGATGCAACTATTGGAGACTCACATAATCTCCCCAATATGCACGAACTCTTGACTCTTCTACgaggaaaaaacatttattcaagttTCGACTGCAAGTCAGGTTTCTGGCAAGTTCTACTTGATGAAGAATCGCAGCTTCTCACTGCCTTCACATGTCCTGATGGACTCTTTCAATGGAAAGTACTACCCTTTGGGCTTAAACAAGCTCCTAGTATTTTTCAAAGACACATGCAGAATGCTCTTCGAGGCCTTGAAGGTTTCTGCACTgtatacgttgatgacatcatgatCTTCAGCAAAAATGAACAAGAACACTATGTTCATGTCACACAGGATTAG